One part of the Anaeromyxobacter sp. Fw109-5 genome encodes these proteins:
- a CDS encoding sigma-54-dependent Fis family transcriptional regulator has translation MHAVMDEDAPEVELPEALGAGIEGRSPALRRALQGVAQVAATDATVLLLGETGTGKELFARAIHDRSGRSGRPLVKVNCAAMPAALIESELFGHERGAFTGATRRRDGRFAMADGGTIFLDEIGELPLELQGKLLRVLQEGEFELVGGSQTRRVDVRVIAATNRDLQEAVRRGQFREDLYYRLSVFPLHLPPLRERGDDVVLLATAMAERLARGLGKKVVPPGPADVAALLSHPWPGNVRELRNVIERAIITSSDGLLRLDRWLSTAAFAQGDPSASRAAPGRSDGEILTERRLRQLERENMIAALTRSGWRVGGEGGAAALLDVSPSTFKSRMKALHIQRPAMVEAA, from the coding sequence ATGCACGCCGTCATGGACGAGGATGCCCCCGAGGTCGAGCTCCCCGAGGCGCTCGGCGCCGGGATCGAGGGCCGGAGCCCGGCGCTCAGGCGAGCGCTCCAGGGCGTGGCGCAGGTCGCGGCCACGGACGCGACGGTGCTCCTGCTGGGGGAGACCGGGACCGGGAAGGAGCTCTTCGCGCGCGCGATCCACGACCGGAGCGGCCGCAGCGGCCGCCCGCTCGTCAAGGTGAACTGCGCGGCGATGCCGGCCGCGCTCATCGAGAGCGAGCTCTTCGGGCACGAGCGCGGGGCGTTCACCGGGGCGACCCGGCGGCGCGACGGCCGGTTCGCGATGGCGGACGGAGGGACGATCTTCCTCGACGAGATCGGCGAGCTGCCGCTCGAGCTCCAGGGGAAGCTCCTGCGCGTGCTGCAGGAGGGCGAGTTCGAGCTCGTCGGAGGATCGCAGACGCGGAGGGTCGACGTCCGCGTGATCGCCGCGACGAACCGAGACCTGCAGGAGGCCGTCCGTCGGGGGCAATTCCGGGAGGATCTGTACTATCGGCTCAGCGTGTTCCCGCTCCATCTCCCGCCGCTCCGCGAGCGAGGGGACGACGTGGTGCTGCTCGCCACCGCGATGGCGGAGAGGCTCGCACGCGGCCTCGGCAAGAAGGTCGTGCCGCCCGGCCCGGCCGACGTCGCGGCGCTCCTCAGCCATCCGTGGCCGGGGAACGTCCGCGAGCTGCGGAACGTGATCGAGCGCGCGATCATCACCTCGTCGGACGGCCTGCTGCGCCTCGACCGCTGGCTGTCCACCGCCGCGTTCGCGCAGGGAGACCCGTCCGCCTCGCGAGCCGCCCCGGGACGAAGCGACGGCGAGATCCTCACGGAGCGCCGCCTGCGTCAGCTCGAGCGGGAGAACATGATCGCGGCGCTGACGCGGTCCGGCTGGCGCGTGGGAGGAGAGGGCGGTGCGGCCGCGCTCCTCGACGTGAGCCCGTCGACGTTCAAGTCACGCATGAAGGCCCTCCACATCCAGCGCCCCGCGATGGTCGAGGCCGCCTGA
- a CDS encoding aldo/keto reductase, with product MLAAGTGASGAPSSARAAGAATREREATFRLGGDLPVSRLGFGAMRITGEGIWGWPPDRDEARRVLKRAVALGVNLIDTADAYGPETSELLIAEALHPYPEGLVIATKGGLTRPGPDQWTVNGRPDHLKRCVDSSLKRLRLERIDLYQLHRIDPKVPLEDSLGALKEARDAGKIRHVGLSEVGPAEIERARKVVPIATVQNQYNVMNRRWERALQHCEQQGLGFMPWSPVGGGGSLKGGALESVAKARKVSVYQLAIAWLLHRSPVMLPIPGTSSLAHLEENVAARELTLTAEELRTLDGLAG from the coding sequence GTGCTGGCCGCAGGGACGGGAGCGTCCGGAGCGCCATCGTCCGCGCGAGCGGCAGGCGCTGCCACCCGGGAGCGGGAGGCGACCTTCAGGCTCGGCGGGGATCTCCCCGTGAGCCGCCTTGGCTTCGGCGCGATGCGGATCACGGGGGAAGGCATCTGGGGTTGGCCGCCCGATCGCGATGAAGCGCGGCGAGTTCTGAAGCGCGCGGTCGCGCTCGGCGTGAACCTCATCGATACCGCTGACGCCTACGGCCCGGAGACGAGCGAGCTCCTCATCGCAGAGGCGCTGCACCCCTACCCCGAAGGCCTCGTGATCGCGACGAAGGGCGGACTGACCCGCCCTGGTCCCGACCAGTGGACGGTGAACGGGCGCCCGGATCACCTCAAGCGATGCGTCGACAGCAGCCTGAAGCGGCTGCGGCTCGAGCGGATCGACCTCTACCAGCTGCACCGGATCGATCCGAAGGTGCCGCTCGAGGATTCGCTGGGCGCGCTCAAGGAGGCGCGCGACGCCGGAAAGATCCGTCACGTGGGACTCTCCGAGGTCGGACCGGCCGAGATCGAGCGCGCGAGGAAGGTCGTGCCGATCGCGACCGTGCAGAACCAGTACAACGTGATGAACCGAAGGTGGGAACGCGCGCTTCAGCACTGCGAGCAGCAGGGGCTCGGATTCATGCCCTGGTCGCCGGTCGGTGGAGGCGGTTCCCTGAAGGGCGGAGCGCTCGAGTCCGTGGCGAAGGCACGCAAGGTCAGCGTCTATCAGCTGGCGATCGCCTGGCTCCTTCACCGTTCACCCGTGATGCTGCCGATTCCCGGGACGTCATCGCTCGCGCACCTCGAGGAGAACGTCGCGGCCAGGGAGCTCACCCTGACGGCCGAGGAGCTGAGGACCCTCGACGGCCTCGCGGGATAG
- a CDS encoding RNA polymerase sigma factor: MQAVMDQVLSMTDGRSDVDAGASRADRAMERYACGDDAAFEEIYDELAPRLYRFALRWTRSRTSAEDAVQQTLLQLHAARDRFVPGAGVLPWAYAIARRLLIDLGRRGSREELRAHGVRDPEEPDTIPSPEEVLHRKRLEAGAQRDFAALPAGWRAAFELVKFEGLSVAETAETLGITRAMVKIRTHRATAALREAVARRLGDSRERAIRPTAPRAQSPELREGGMRT, translated from the coding sequence ATGCAGGCAGTGATGGACCAGGTGCTGTCCATGACCGACGGCAGAAGCGACGTCGACGCAGGTGCGTCGCGCGCCGACCGCGCAATGGAACGGTACGCCTGCGGCGACGACGCGGCGTTCGAAGAGATCTACGACGAGCTGGCGCCGCGACTGTACCGGTTCGCCCTCCGCTGGACCCGCAGCCGAACCTCGGCGGAGGACGCGGTGCAGCAGACGCTCCTCCAGCTCCATGCCGCCCGCGATCGCTTCGTGCCCGGCGCCGGCGTCTTGCCCTGGGCCTACGCCATCGCCCGCCGGCTGCTCATCGATCTCGGACGCCGCGGCTCGCGCGAGGAGCTGCGGGCGCATGGCGTCCGCGATCCCGAGGAGCCGGACACGATCCCGTCCCCGGAGGAGGTGCTCCACCGGAAGCGCCTCGAGGCCGGAGCGCAGCGCGACTTCGCGGCGCTCCCGGCGGGCTGGCGAGCGGCCTTCGAGCTCGTGAAGTTCGAGGGGCTGTCCGTGGCCGAGACCGCCGAGACGCTCGGCATCACCCGCGCCATGGTGAAGATCCGCACGCACCGGGCCACGGCGGCGCTCCGCGAGGCGGTGGCCCGGCGGCTCGGCGACTCGCGGGAGCGGGCGATTCGCCCCACGGCGCCCCGTGCGCAGTCGCCCGAGCTGCGCGAGGGAGGAATGCGCACATGA
- a CDS encoding NrsF family protein, which yields MMPPDSLKARVLEAVRQRPVPRRTDRLPFTVALAALAAVAMSAVLQWAPRLFGDVGGVAHAAGRPEASGAWILAGTVAVALVSTGLVVRFRRSMLSPPRGLLLGVAIGVPLLVGAWLMLWGTTYDDPFTRVGWRCFALTSLSAPWPFAALAYASGRTEPRHPATVGAALGAVAGAWAAVMVELWCPLAVSSHVLVGHVLPLVALTLAGSAVGVRMFRLRPL from the coding sequence ATGATGCCCCCCGACTCCCTGAAGGCTCGCGTCCTGGAGGCGGTCCGGCAGCGCCCGGTGCCGCGCCGGACGGATCGACTCCCGTTCACGGTCGCGCTCGCCGCCCTCGCGGCCGTCGCGATGTCCGCAGTGTTGCAGTGGGCCCCGCGCCTCTTCGGCGACGTCGGAGGCGTGGCTCACGCCGCCGGCCGGCCGGAGGCGAGCGGAGCCTGGATCCTCGCCGGGACCGTGGCGGTGGCCCTCGTCTCCACCGGACTCGTGGTCCGGTTCCGCCGCTCGATGCTCTCTCCGCCGCGCGGTCTGCTCCTGGGGGTCGCGATCGGCGTGCCGCTGCTCGTCGGCGCATGGCTGATGCTCTGGGGCACCACCTACGACGATCCCTTCACCCGCGTCGGCTGGCGCTGCTTCGCGCTCACCTCGCTGTCGGCTCCCTGGCCCTTCGCGGCCCTCGCCTACGCCAGCGGCCGGACGGAGCCGCGGCACCCCGCGACGGTCGGGGCGGCGCTCGGGGCAGTCGCCGGCGCCTGGGCGGCGGTGATGGTCGAGCTCTGGTGCCCGCTGGCAGTGTCCTCCCACGTCCTCGTCGGACACGTCCTGCCCCTCGTCGCCCTCACGCTGGCCGGCTCGGCCGTCGGCGTGCGGATGTTCCGGCTCCGGCCGCTGTAG
- a CDS encoding Hsp70 family protein produces MADLPTHYAIDFGTSNSLLAAANPERVFDPVPLDPEASDPTILRSILCFPDAGGVFVGGEALRQYVEHGAEGRLLRSIKHHLGSRSFRGTIIRGRLVSAEELVGALLRQMRLRADAHFGTEVRRALLGRPVHFDGEDDAFAEGRLRKAAEVAEFEEIHFLPEPVAAARAFGAAAQREELALIGDFGGGTSDFTVLRIGPRALERGDVLAVGGVAIAGDALDASLMRAQVGRHFGAEVQYRAPFGNNVLRMPQGIVQHLCSPAHLSILQRRDIASFLADVRRWSLSEEDRGRMDQLTVLVEDTQGFQLFEAIERAKRTLSARHASEIVFTYPGIEVREPVTRSGFEEASRREVDAILRCLDETVRAAGVEPGDIGVVCCTGGTAKVPRIAAEIRRRLRAARMEQFKGFHSVVEGLAREAREVARAAQAR; encoded by the coding sequence ATGGCCGATCTCCCGACCCACTACGCGATCGACTTCGGCACCAGCAACTCGCTCCTGGCGGCCGCGAACCCGGAGCGAGTGTTCGATCCGGTGCCGCTCGATCCGGAGGCGTCGGACCCGACGATCTTGCGCAGCATCCTCTGCTTCCCCGACGCGGGCGGCGTGTTCGTGGGCGGCGAGGCTCTTCGCCAGTACGTCGAGCACGGGGCGGAAGGCCGCCTGCTGCGCTCCATCAAGCACCACCTCGGCTCGCGCTCCTTCCGCGGGACGATCATCCGGGGACGGCTGGTCTCCGCGGAGGAGCTGGTCGGCGCGTTGCTGCGCCAGATGCGGCTCCGGGCGGACGCGCACTTCGGGACCGAGGTGCGGCGGGCCCTGCTGGGGCGCCCGGTCCACTTCGACGGCGAGGACGACGCCTTCGCCGAGGGCCGCCTCCGCAAGGCGGCGGAGGTCGCCGAGTTCGAGGAGATCCACTTCCTCCCCGAGCCGGTGGCCGCGGCGCGCGCGTTCGGCGCCGCCGCGCAGCGGGAGGAGCTGGCGCTCATCGGCGACTTCGGCGGCGGCACGTCCGACTTCACGGTGCTCCGCATCGGGCCGCGGGCGCTCGAGCGAGGTGACGTGCTCGCCGTGGGCGGCGTCGCGATCGCCGGGGACGCGCTCGACGCGTCGCTGATGAGGGCCCAGGTCGGCCGCCACTTCGGCGCGGAGGTCCAGTACCGGGCGCCGTTCGGGAACAACGTGCTGCGGATGCCTCAGGGCATCGTGCAGCACCTCTGCTCGCCCGCGCACCTGTCGATCCTCCAGCGGCGCGACATCGCCAGCTTCCTCGCCGACGTGCGCCGCTGGTCGCTCTCCGAGGAGGACCGCGGCAGGATGGATCAGCTCACGGTCCTCGTGGAGGACACGCAGGGCTTCCAGCTGTTCGAGGCGATCGAGCGCGCCAAGCGGACGCTCTCCGCGAGACACGCCTCCGAGATCGTGTTCACGTACCCAGGTATCGAGGTGCGCGAGCCGGTCACGCGGTCCGGCTTCGAGGAGGCGAGCCGCCGGGAGGTGGACGCGATCCTGCGCTGCCTGGACGAAACCGTGCGCGCGGCCGGAGTGGAGCCCGGGGACATCGGCGTCGTCTGCTGTACCGGGGGCACCGCGAAGGTCCCGCGGATCGCCGCCGAGATCCGGCGCCGCCTGCGCGCGGCACGCATGGAGCAGTTCAAGGGTTTCCACTCTGTGGTGGAGGGGCTCGCGCGGGAGGCGCGGGAGGTGGCGCGAGCAGCGCAGGCTCGTTGA
- a CDS encoding OmpA family protein gives MRSTVRSVLLSVLLVPVVAGAADVAGFDGQRFAPAAGTAGGFTVERPFVAPHLGYGFGLFLNYADDAVVTRDATGEIAGRPLDSAASFDLLASLALFDFLELGVDLPLHALYEGDPLLMNGRLVTADSGIGDLRLVPKLALGTVGGRARYAIGLAVPITLPTGNERELRGDGVVTAEPKLLLGMRGGRLGVTLNGGVRLRPGRQPLGQEVTFGGAAQLAVFPRRDLLDLTVEATGGAFLDPDLASVEQVPLEVIAGVVAKPSPSWEVYLGGGPGLTDGLGAANYRVVAGIRFTPRPTSSSYADGDGDGNPDFSDRCPRQAEDADGFQDGDGCPEDDNDRDGIADDDDECPDEAEDPGGGARDGCPDGVVTYRENRITVRGKVQFETGSARLKPESQRLLDQVASILRAHPEIRRVRVEGHTDDVGPALTNKELSERRADSVRDALVRRGIAPSRLSIRGYGESRPIAPNKTKAGRAKNRRVEFVITG, from the coding sequence ATGCGCTCGACCGTCCGGTCGGTACTGCTCTCCGTGCTGCTCGTCCCGGTCGTCGCCGGTGCGGCGGACGTGGCCGGCTTCGACGGCCAGCGCTTCGCGCCCGCGGCGGGCACCGCCGGTGGGTTCACCGTCGAGCGCCCCTTCGTCGCGCCGCACCTCGGCTACGGGTTCGGCCTCTTCCTGAACTACGCCGACGACGCGGTGGTGACGAGGGACGCGACGGGCGAGATCGCGGGACGCCCCCTCGACTCCGCCGCGAGCTTCGACCTCCTCGCTTCGCTCGCGCTCTTCGACTTCCTGGAGCTCGGCGTCGACCTCCCGCTCCACGCACTGTACGAGGGCGATCCGCTCCTCATGAACGGGAGGCTCGTGACCGCGGACTCCGGCATCGGCGACCTCCGCCTCGTGCCGAAGCTCGCGCTCGGGACCGTGGGTGGGCGCGCGCGGTACGCGATCGGGCTCGCCGTCCCGATCACGCTCCCGACCGGGAACGAGCGGGAGCTCCGCGGCGACGGCGTCGTCACGGCGGAGCCGAAGCTGCTCCTCGGGATGCGGGGAGGACGCCTCGGCGTGACGCTCAACGGCGGCGTCCGGCTGCGCCCGGGTCGCCAGCCGCTCGGGCAGGAGGTGACGTTCGGGGGCGCGGCCCAGCTCGCCGTGTTCCCGCGAAGGGACCTCCTCGATCTCACGGTCGAGGCGACCGGCGGCGCGTTCCTGGACCCGGACCTCGCCTCGGTCGAGCAGGTGCCGCTCGAGGTGATCGCCGGCGTGGTCGCGAAGCCCAGCCCGTCCTGGGAGGTCTACCTCGGCGGCGGGCCAGGGCTGACCGACGGCCTCGGCGCCGCGAACTACCGCGTGGTGGCGGGGATCCGGTTCACGCCCCGTCCGACCAGCAGCAGCTACGCGGACGGCGACGGCGACGGCAACCCCGACTTCTCCGACCGGTGCCCTCGCCAGGCGGAGGACGCGGACGGCTTCCAGGACGGTGACGGCTGCCCGGAGGACGACAACGATCGAGACGGCATCGCCGACGACGACGACGAGTGCCCGGACGAGGCCGAGGATCCGGGCGGAGGGGCCCGCGACGGTTGCCCGGACGGCGTCGTCACCTACCGCGAGAACCGGATCACCGTTCGCGGGAAGGTCCAGTTCGAGACGGGATCGGCGCGGCTGAAGCCCGAGAGCCAGCGGCTGCTCGATCAGGTCGCGTCGATCCTCCGGGCCCACCCCGAGATCCGGCGCGTACGGGTGGAGGGTCACACCGACGATGTCGGGCCGGCGCTGACCAACAAGGAGCTGTCGGAGCGCCGCGCCGACTCCGTGAGGGACGCGCTGGTGAGGCGAGGCATCGCCCCGAGCCGGCTGTCCATCCGCGGCTACGGGGAGTCCCGGCCGATCGCGCCCAACAAGACGAAGGCCGGTCGAGCGAAGAATCGCCGGGTGGAATTCGTGATCACCGGATGA
- a CDS encoding thrombospondin type 3 repeat-containing protein, producing the protein MLDRRLAVVAALALAPWPRASAQQFPADEAYRAWPCDTGVMTDPFQDESGAIFERDLVGDVAAPTGLRAADSDFLYVRLRVDQDPAPGGNPRPFAWGLLVDSDADPTTYEAMLVADGGTGTVSVYRNTTGIPGDARDPPDSSPASVASWSLRVRSVTAPGSAYGGSADYFVDAAFSWPELQAVGIGPTTPVRVWAATASNDAASGMTGDFACRNGGAPTLGEAWPGTALDPTQDSDGDGFSDATEVQGGTDPNDAGSHPPGPGDVPSLAGGGGCQHGSAGVPALATAAAMAVLAAWRRVRRRM; encoded by the coding sequence ATGCTCGACCGCCGCTTAGCCGTCGTGGCCGCGCTGGCGCTGGCGCCCTGGCCGCGCGCCTCCGCGCAGCAGTTCCCGGCCGACGAGGCCTACCGGGCATGGCCCTGCGACACGGGCGTCATGACCGACCCGTTCCAGGACGAGTCCGGCGCCATCTTCGAGCGCGATCTCGTCGGCGACGTCGCCGCTCCGACCGGCCTCCGCGCGGCCGACTCCGACTTCCTGTACGTGCGCCTGCGCGTGGATCAGGACCCCGCGCCGGGAGGGAACCCCCGCCCGTTCGCGTGGGGGCTGCTCGTCGACAGCGACGCGGACCCGACCACGTACGAGGCGATGCTGGTCGCGGACGGCGGCACCGGAACGGTGTCCGTCTACCGCAACACCACCGGGATCCCGGGCGACGCGCGCGATCCGCCGGACTCGTCGCCGGCCAGCGTCGCCTCCTGGTCCCTGCGGGTCCGGTCGGTCACCGCGCCCGGCTCCGCCTACGGTGGCTCCGCGGACTACTTCGTCGACGCCGCGTTCTCCTGGCCGGAGCTCCAGGCGGTCGGCATCGGTCCGACCACGCCGGTCCGCGTCTGGGCGGCGACGGCGAGCAACGACGCGGCGAGCGGCATGACGGGAGATTTCGCCTGCAGGAACGGCGGCGCCCCCACGCTCGGGGAGGCCTGGCCGGGAACCGCGCTCGACCCCACGCAGGACAGCGACGGAGACGGCTTCAGCGACGCCACCGAGGTGCAGGGCGGCACGGATCCGAACGACGCGGGCAGCCATCCCCCGGGACCCGGGGACGTTCCGAGCCTGGCCGGCGGCGGCGGCTGTCAGCACGGGTCGGCGGGAGTCCCGGCGCTCGCGACCGCCGCCGCGATGGCGGTGCTCGCGGCCTGGCGCCGGGTGCGCCGACGCATGTGA
- a CDS encoding ABC transporter ATP-binding protein: MERALSFEIERRFPRGPVVSARASWPLGRDPVTVLFGPSGSGKTTVLRALAGLDRPDAGAIGFDEETWFDAARGVFVPPQQRRIGFLFQEYALFPHLSVAANVAFGLHRRRRQEQQARVEELAERFGLADLLQRRPAQLSGGQRQRVALARALAPRPRLLLLDEPLSALDAPSREELRGELRHLLERSGVPTIVVTHDRTEALALGDRLVVLAEGGVRQVGPVHEVFSGPVDAEVARVVGTENVFPSRLARREDGLVVVRAGEAELVAVDPGGVEDEAYACVRAEDVVLEPPDAHRSSARNRLSGTIASRRDEGPLVRVTVECGVRLVALVTRASADGLGLSSGRRVCAVVKAPSVRVVPRRA; the protein is encoded by the coding sequence ATGGAACGAGCGCTGAGCTTCGAGATCGAGCGGCGGTTCCCGCGCGGGCCGGTGGTCTCGGCGCGTGCGTCCTGGCCCCTCGGCCGCGATCCGGTCACCGTCCTCTTCGGGCCGTCGGGCTCCGGCAAGACCACCGTCCTGCGCGCGCTCGCCGGGCTCGACCGGCCCGACGCCGGCGCGATCGGGTTCGACGAGGAGACGTGGTTCGACGCGGCGCGGGGCGTCTTCGTGCCGCCACAGCAGCGGCGCATCGGGTTCCTGTTCCAGGAGTACGCGCTCTTCCCCCACCTCTCCGTCGCGGCCAACGTCGCGTTCGGCCTCCACCGGCGCCGGCGCCAGGAGCAGCAGGCGCGCGTGGAGGAGCTCGCGGAGAGGTTCGGCCTCGCCGACCTCCTCCAGCGCCGGCCCGCCCAGCTCTCCGGCGGCCAGCGGCAGCGGGTCGCGCTCGCGCGCGCCCTCGCGCCGCGCCCGCGGCTCCTGCTCCTGGACGAGCCCCTGTCCGCGCTCGACGCGCCCTCGCGAGAGGAGCTCCGGGGCGAGCTGCGCCACCTCCTCGAGCGCTCGGGCGTGCCCACCATCGTCGTCACGCACGATCGCACCGAGGCCCTCGCCCTCGGCGATCGGCTCGTCGTGCTCGCGGAGGGCGGCGTCCGGCAGGTCGGCCCGGTGCACGAGGTCTTCTCCGGGCCGGTGGACGCCGAGGTGGCGCGCGTGGTCGGCACGGAGAACGTCTTCCCCTCGCGGCTCGCCCGGCGCGAGGACGGCCTCGTCGTCGTCCGCGCCGGAGAGGCGGAGCTCGTGGCGGTGGATCCGGGCGGCGTCGAGGACGAGGCCTACGCCTGCGTGCGCGCGGAGGACGTCGTCCTCGAGCCGCCGGACGCCCACCGCTCGTCGGCGCGCAACCGGCTCTCCGGGACCATCGCATCCCGCCGCGACGAGGGGCCGCTCGTGCGCGTCACCGTGGAGTGCGGCGTCCGCCTCGTGGCGCTCGTCACGCGCGCCAGCGCCGACGGGCTCGGGCTCTCGTCCGGCAGGCGCGTCTGTGCCGTGGTGAAGGCGCCCAGCGTACGGGTCGTGCCGAGGAGGGCGTGA
- the modB gene encoding molybdate ABC transporter permease subunit: MDTAALALSAQLATLTTIALLVLGLPLAWWLTTTRFRARFLVEAVVALPLVLPPTVLGFYLLTGLGPRTPAGRVFEAVAGHPFPFSFTGLLVASVLYSLPFAVQPFSAALGSVDRRLVEASHTLGVSPLGTFLRVTLPLAWPGVLAGAVLTFAHTLGEFGVVLMVGGNIPGRTRTLSVAIFDHVEALEYAAAHRTAGLLLAISFAVLALVYALQRRPFFRWNER; the protein is encoded by the coding sequence CGCTCACCACGATCGCCCTGCTGGTCCTGGGGCTGCCGCTGGCGTGGTGGCTCACCACGACCCGCTTCCGCGCCCGGTTCCTCGTGGAGGCGGTGGTGGCGCTCCCGCTGGTCCTGCCGCCCACGGTGCTCGGCTTCTACCTGCTCACCGGGCTCGGCCCGCGCACCCCGGCCGGCCGCGTCTTCGAGGCGGTGGCGGGTCACCCGTTTCCCTTCTCGTTCACGGGGCTGCTCGTGGCCTCGGTGCTCTACAGCCTGCCGTTCGCGGTCCAGCCGTTCTCGGCCGCGCTGGGGAGCGTGGATCGCCGGCTCGTGGAGGCCTCCCACACGCTGGGCGTGTCGCCGCTCGGCACCTTCCTGCGGGTGACCCTGCCGCTCGCGTGGCCCGGCGTCCTCGCCGGCGCGGTGCTGACCTTCGCGCACACGCTGGGCGAGTTCGGGGTGGTGCTGATGGTCGGCGGGAACATCCCGGGCCGGACCCGCACCCTCTCCGTCGCCATCTTCGATCACGTGGAGGCGCTGGAGTACGCCGCCGCGCACCGCACCGCGGGGCTCCTCCTCGCCATCTCGTTCGCCGTCCTGGCCCTCGTCTACGCCCTGCAGCGGCGCCCCTTCTTCCGATGGAACGAGCGCTGA